Proteins co-encoded in one Sander vitreus isolate 19-12246 chromosome 9, sanVit1, whole genome shotgun sequence genomic window:
- the nphs2 gene encoding podocin, translated as MLLTKTKTINPSSRNIPTAITPMIFTAEPPDSMEKSSNVNPPRSRMTPRKERESGASVPPRSHRHRPSKAGRVPEVSSVRKNRLQKEKPETNEVKVRSTVVDIDSVREDKVKEENLGLLEAAEQEGLKRKSLGVFEWLLMVFVLALVLLFLPLSIWFCVKVVREHERAVIFRLGHLLRGKPRGPGLLFYLPILDVCHKVDIRLKMLKVPPHRVVTKDLVRPELSAVCYYQIENVALCSTALSSLTTVLPTLVQSVVRDILAQHTFSHILLHRRRIGQQIQAAVDSVACRWGIRVERADIDELSFPVELQQSLAAEAEAKRQHQVRVNAAEGERDAWEGFRASLRLLHPALVLPLPPDLLGVNPDLSSLPPPPPLSVEGEGGTTEGEPDTDSPMM; from the exons ATGCTGCTTACTAAAACT AAAACCATCAACCCATCGAGCAGAAACATCCCAACAGCCATCACTCCTATGATCTTTACTGCAGAGCCTCCAGACAGTATGGAGAAGTCCTCCAATGTTAACCCGCCGAGATCCAGAATGACGCccaggaaggagagggagagcggAGCCTCTGTGCCTCCCAGAAGTCACAGACACAGGCCATCGAAGGCAGGCCGGGTCCCAGAGGTATCATCAGTGAGGAAAAACAGGCTACAGAAGGAGAAGCCAGAGACAAATGAGGTGAAGGTGAGATCCACTGTGGTGGACATAGACAGCGTGAGAGAGGATAAGGTCAAGGAGGAGAACTTAGGGCTCCTGGAAGCAGCGGAGCAGGAAG GTCTGAAGCGCAAGAGCCTGGGAGTGTTTGAGTGGCTGCTGATGGTCTTCGTCTTGGCTCTGGTTCtgctcttccttcctctttccaTCTGGTTCTGTGTCAAA GTAGTGAGGGAGCATGAGAGAGCTGTGATCTTCAGACTGGGCCACCTACTGCGTGGAAAACCTAGAGGACCAG GCCTTCTTTTCTACCTCCCAATCCTTGACGTGTGTCACAAGGTCGACATCCGACTGAAAATGCTGAAGGTTCCTCCCCACAGG GTGGTGACAAAGGACTTGGTGAGGCCAGAACTGAGTGCAGTGTGTTATTACCAGATAGAGAATGTGGCTTTGTGCAGCACAGCTCTGTCCAGTCTGACCACAGTGCTGCCGACTCTGGTCCAGTCAGTGGTCAGAGACATTCTCGCCCAGCACACATTCAGCCACATCTTGCTGCACAGGAGGAGGATCGGACAGCAAATACAAGCAGCTGTTGACTCTGTTGCTTGCCGCTGGGGCATCAGGGTGGAGAGAGCAGACAT AGATGAGCTCAGTTTTCCTGTGGAGTTACAGCAGAGTTTGGCTGCAGAGGCCGAGGCCAAGAGACAACACCAGGTCAGA GTAAATGCagcagagggggagagagatgccTGGGAGGGGTTCAGGGCTTCCCTCCGTCTCCTCCATCCTGCCCTGGTCCTTCCACTCCCCCCAGATCTTCTCGGCGTCAACCCTGATCTCTCATCCCTaccaccccctcctcccctttctgtggaaggagagggagggacgACGGAGGGGGAACCAGATACAGACTCGCCAATGATGTGA